A segment of the Curtobacterium sp. MCSS17_007 genome:
ATGACGATGCCGGCCGACCCCGTCGAGGACCTCTGGTCATCCGTCCTGGGCCTCCTCTCCGAGGACGACCGCATCACGCCGCAGCTGCACGGCTTCCTGAACCTCGTCGAGCCGAAGGGCGTCCTCGCGGGCACGCTCTACCTCGAGGTCCCGAACGACCTGACCCGCGGCATGCTCGAGCAGCGCATCCGGATCCCCATCACCGAGGCGGTCGCACGCGTCGGTGACGACTCGGTCGCGAACTTCGCCATCACGGTGAACCCCGACATGGCCTCCGAGCCCCGGGTCGAGTCCGTCGTCCCCAGCCACGTGCCCGAGTACGCCGAGCCGGTGCAGCAGCCGGTCGAGCAGAGCGCCGCTCCGCGCCAGTACATCGAGGCGCCGTTCGTCCCGAGCCAGATCGACTCCCCGGGCACCGGCGGCCGCCCGGAGTCGCGCCTCAACCCGAAGTACAACTTCGACAACTTCGTCATCGGCTCGTCGAACCGCTTCGCGCACGCAGCGGCGGTGGCGGTGGCCGAGGCTCCGGCGAAGGCGTACAATCCGCTCTTCATCTACGGTGACTCGGGCCTCGGCAAGACCCACCTGCTCCACGCGATCGGCCACTACGCCGAGAGCCTGTACCCGGGCATCCGCGTCCGCTACGTGTCGAGCGAGGAGTTCACGAACGACTTCATCAACTCGATCGCCAACAACCGGTCGAACCAGTTCCAGCAGCGCTACCGCGACATCGACATCCTGCTGATCGACGACATCCAGTTCCTGCAGGGGAAGGACTCCACGCAGGAGGCCTTCTTCCACACGTTCAACACGCTGCACGACCACAACAAGCAGGTCGTCATCACGTCGGACGTCGCGCCGAAGCACCTCACCGGCTTCGAGGACCGCATGCGCTCCCGCTTCGAGTGGGGCCTGATCACCGACGTGCAGGCGCCGGACCTCGAGACCCGCATCGCGATCCTCCGCAAGAA
Coding sequences within it:
- the dnaA gene encoding chromosomal replication initiator protein DnaA, whose protein sequence is MPADPVEDLWSSVLGLLSEDDRITPQLHGFLNLVEPKGVLAGTLYLEVPNDLTRGMLEQRIRIPITEAVARVGDDSVANFAITVNPDMASEPRVESVVPSHVPEYAEPVQQPVEQSAAPRQYIEAPFVPSQIDSPGTGGRPESRLNPKYNFDNFVIGSSNRFAHAAAVAVAEAPAKAYNPLFIYGDSGLGKTHLLHAIGHYAESLYPGIRVRYVSSEEFTNDFINSIANNRSNQFQQRYRDIDILLIDDIQFLQGKDSTQEAFFHTFNTLHDHNKQVVITSDVAPKHLTGFEDRMRSRFEWGLITDVQAPDLETRIAILRKKAQSDHLQVPDDILEFMASKVSSNIRELEGTLIRVTAFASLNRTAVDMALVQTVLKDLITLDDDNVIAPTDIINHTAEYFKLSVDDLYGSSRSQAIATARQIAMYLCREMTSLSLPKIGQLFGNRDHTTVMYANKKITELMKERRSIYNQVTELTSRIKQDRRYR